A single Lolium perenne isolate Kyuss_39 chromosome 6, Kyuss_2.0, whole genome shotgun sequence DNA region contains:
- the LOC127310334 gene encoding uncharacterized protein, which yields MRPGMYTPVLGGESKLAYTWEDFEIAPYPGFTSAADAVIKKFWRNYRVATEHKERADVVLRNMCRKLTRQQWYNQRITCIGHFYAEQGVRYTKPEIVQGLAPAMTIEDFMSVVPHWADNNKRAAFMELVKNWVGENPDFKAVSDWNKANRGNQGTHSAGSSSTDRYRERLVHIKMEQAAFF from the exons atgcggccggggatgtacactccggtccttgggggcgagtccaagctagcctacacttgggaagactttgagatagcgccttaccctggctttacttccgccgccgacgccgtgatcaagaagttttgg cgcaattatagggtggcgactgagcataaggagagggcggacgtggtgctccgtaacatgtgtcggaagttgacacggcagcagtggtacaaccagaggatcacgtgcatcggccacttctatgctgagcagggcgtaaggtacacaaagcctgagattgtgcagggactcgccccggctatgacgatagaggacttcatgtcg gttgtaccacattgggctgataataataagagggccgccttcatggagttggtcaagaattgggtcggcgaaaaccccgatttcaaggccgtgagcgactggaacaaggccaaccgtgggaatcagggaacacacagtgcggggagcagcagcaccgatcgctatcgggagcgtctggtacatataaaaatggaacaagctgcatttttttga